The Cellulomonas flavigena DSM 20109 DNA segment CCACGTCCTGCCCGCGGCTGCCGCGCCCGGCCCGGTGCGTCGCCGCCTGCTGCGCGGGCTCAAGCTCACGGAGGAGGTGCTCGCGGACGTCGTGGCGATCCGCCTGGTGCCGCACGGCGACTTCGTCACGTACGGCCTGGGAGTGTCGCTGCTGGGCATGCTCGACACCGAGCGCGCCCGCGGGCGCGTGCCCGTCGCACGCGCCTGACCGGCCCGCCGCCCGCACGTCGCGGCCGACGGGCCGGCGCTCACAGCGTCAGCGTCTGCGTCCCGGTGCTGCCGTCGACGTAGGTGACCTCGACCTCGACCCCGGTCGTCGACGCGCCGTCGAGCTCGTCGCCCGGCAGCCACAGCGCGAACCTGCCCTCGGAGACGGTCGCCACGACGTCGCCGTGCGTCGCGCTGCGGTAGGTGACCCCGGTGACCTCCGCGCCGGCGTGCCCCGCAGCGAGCGAGACCGCCCCGGCTCCCGTGCTGCCCCACCCGAGGTCGGTCGCGCGCAGCCCGCGCGGGCCGACGTCGACGCTGCCGACCGACACACCGACCGAGCCGACCATGCCGCCGGTGAACAGTCCGGAGGAGTCGTCGCTCAGGCACAGCGCGGAGAACCCGCCCGGGCCCGACAGGACGACCGCCGTCCAGTCGCCCCGCCGCTCGGAGACCGCCACGCGGGCGTCAGCGAGCGCCGGTTCTCCCTCCCCGGCGCCGTTCTGCACCTGGTCCCGGCAGGCCTCGGCCGCGGCCGCGCTCTCCTGCTCGGTGAGGGCGGTCGGGACCGCGGTCCACGTCGCGAAGGCCGTGTCGCCGCCGGTGAGAGGTGGTGCGACGACGAGCGCGGCGGCCGCCGCGGCTGCGGCACCGGCGAGCACCGCGACGCGCGTCCGGCGGGGGCGGGGCGCGCGAGGCCGCGCCGGAGCGGTGGCTGGCGCGCTCGGGGCGGTTGCGAGGATCGTGTCGAGGTCGGCGCGGACGCGTGCACGTGTCATGTCGACGTGCGTGTCGGCGGGGTCGAGTGCACGCAGGGTGGTGGTGAGCCGGTCGGTGGTCATCGTGAGGGGGTCCTCTCTGCGGCCCGGGCGGGGACGGTGCCCCGCTCCGGCAGGTGGTCGAGGTGGAGGCGCAGGGCGCGGCGGGCGCGGCTGAGCCGCAGCCGGAACGCGACCGGCGAGATGCCGAGCACGGCGGCCGCCCGCGGCGCGTCGAGCCCGTCGAGGACGGCGAGCGCGAGCGTCTCCTGGTGCGCCGGGGTCAGGCGGCGCCAGGCGGTGGCGAGGTCGATGCGGTGGACGACGTCGTCGGGGGCCGGCTCGTGGCCCACCGGCGTCGCGTCGGCGAGCCGGACCCCGAGAGCCAGGCGCCGCCGGTCGCCGCGGTACGTGTTGAGCAGCACGCGCCGGGCGACCCCGAAGACCCAGGCGCGGGCGTCGTCGCGCGCGGCGGGCACCTCGTCGAGGCGCCGCCAGACGACGAGGAAGACCTCCGCGAGCGTGTCGTCCACGTGGTCGGGGTGGACGCGCCGCTGGACGAACCGGCGCAGGTCCGGGTACGCCGCCTCGTACAGGTCGCGGAAGGTCTGCTCGCGGTCCGGAGCGCGTGGCTGTTCTCTCATGCCCCGTACCTGTCCGCCACGCGCCCCACTGTGTCGCACGCCGCACGCTCGTGGCGCGTCGCGCGCGGACGCGGGCGACAATGGTCGGGTGACCACCGACCGGGCGCCGCGCGTCGCCATGCTCTCGGTCCACACGTCCCCCCTCGACCAGCCCGGCACGGGCGACGCGGGCGGCATGAACGTGTACGTCCTGGAGCTCGCGCACGCGCTGGCCGCGCGTGGGGCCCGGGTCGAGGTCTTCACGCGCGCGACGCGGTCCGACGTGCCGGAGACGGTCGTCCTCGACGGCGTCGACGCCGCGGGGCGCGCCCTGACGGCCGACGACGCGCGCGACGTGCTGCTCGCGCACGACGTGCCGCCGGGCGTCACGCCGCCCGTGCTCGTCCACCACGTGCCTGCGGGCCCGTTCGAGGCGCTCGACAAGAACGACCTGCCGGGCGTGCTGTGCGGCATGGCCGCGGGCGTCCTGCGCTCCGAGGCGGCGCGCCGTCCCGGCTGGTACGACGTCGTGCACTCCCACTACTGGCTGTCCGGGCAGGTCGGCGCGATCGCGGCGCAGCGCTGGGAGGTGCCGCTCGTGCACACCGCGCACACCCTCGCCAAGGTGAAGAACGCGTCGCTCGGGCCGGGGGACAGCGCCGAGCCGAGCGTGCGCGTCGTGGGCGAGGAGCAGGTCGTCGCGGACGCCGACGCGCTCGTCGCGTCCACGCCCGTGGAGGCGCGTGAGCTCGTCGAGCTGTACGGCGCCGACCCGGCGCGCGTGCACGTCGTCGAGCCGGGCGTCGACCTCGAGCGGTTCCGTCCCGGCGGCCCGGGCGCGCGCGACGAGGCGCGACGGCGGCTCGGTCTGCCGACCGACCGGCCGGTCGTGCTGTTCGCCGGGCGCGTGCAGCCGCTCAAGGCGCCGGACGTGCTGGTGCAGGCGGTCGGGGTGCTGCGTGCGAGCGGGCGGCCCGTCCCGCTGCTCGTCGTGCTCGGCGGCCCGTCGGGCCGGCCGACGGCGGTGCGTGAGCTGCGCGCCCTGGCCGTGACGCTCGGGGTCGACGACGACGTGGTCGTGCGCCCGCCCGCGCCGCGTGACGAGCTCGTCTCCTGGTACCGCGCGGCGGACCTCGTCGCGATGCCGTCGCGCTCGGAGTCGTTCGGGCTGGTCGCCGTCGAGGCGCAGGCCAGCGGCACGCCGGTGCTGGCGGCCGACGTCGGCGGCCTGCGGACCGTCGTCGAGGACGACGTCTCCGGTCGCCTCGTGCCGGGCCACGACCCTCAGGTGTGGGCCGAGGTGATCGCCGACGCGCTCGCTGACGCCCCGCGCCGCGCCCGCTGGGCCGCCGGCGCCCGTCAGGTGGCCGAGCGTTACGCGTGGACCACGGCCGCCGACCAGGTGCTCAAGGTCTACGCGGTCGCCGCCGAGCCCCGCTGACGTCCGATCCGCGGGGCTGGATCGACGTCTCGCGGGAGGGGAGGGGCTCGAGGGGCCCCACCCCGGGCGCGGCGACACGTCGATCGAGCCCCCTCTGGGCGCGAGACGTCGATCCGGCCCCGCGACCGGGGGACGGACGTCCCTGCGGCCCCGACGGGGCTGCGGCAGGATGAACCCATGACCTACACCCTCGTGCTGCTCCGCCACGGCGAGAGCGAGTGGAACGCCAAGAACCTGTTCACCGGCTGGGTGGACGTGCCCCTGTCCGAGAAGGGCATCGAGGAGGCCAAGCGCGGCGGGACGCTCCTGACCGACGCGGGCGTGCTCCCCGACGTCGTGCACACGTCGCTGCTGCGCCGCGCGATCACGACCGCGAACCTCGCGCTCGACGCCGCGGACCGGCACTGGATCCCCGTGAAGCGCTCGTGGCGCCTCAACGAGCGGCACTACGGCGCGCTGCAGGGCAAGAACAAGAAGGAGACGCTCGACGCGTACGGCGAGGAGCAGTTCATGCTCTGGCGCCGCTCGTACGACGTCCCGCCGCCGGAGATCGAGCTCGGCTCGGAGTACTCCCAGGACGCCGACCCGCGCTACGCGGGCGAGCCGATCCCGCGCACCGAGGCGCTCGCGCAGGTCCTCGACCGCGCGCTGCCCTACTGGGACGCCGAGATCGTGCCCGACCTCAAGGCCGGCAAGGTCGTCCTCGTCGCCGCGCACGGCAACTCGATCCGCTCGATCGTCAAGTACCTCGACGACGTGGACGAGCAGACCATCGCGGGCATCAACATCCCCACGGGCATCCCGCTGCTGTACGAGCTGGACGAGGAGACGCTGAAGCCGACGAACCCCGGCGGCACGTACCTCGACCCGGAGGCCGCCAAGGCCGCGATCGCCGCGGTGGCGAACCAGGGTCGCTGACCCGGCCACCGGGTCGCACCGGCGCACGACGACGAGAGGCGCCCGCCCCCTCCCCGGGGCGGGCGCCTCTCGCGTGCGGGACCCCTCGGGTCCCGCCGTCGGTGGTCGCCGGTCAGGCGCTGCGCGCGGGCACCGGCCCGAGCGCGTCGTGGACGTCGCCCGTGACCAGGTAGACCATGCGGCGCGCCACGGACACGCCGTGGTCGCCGAACCGCTCGTAGTACCGCCCCAGCAGCGTGACGTCGACGGTCTCCTGCACCGACCGGTCCCACGGTCCGGCGAGCATCGCGCCGAACGTGCTCGCGTGCAGCTCGTCGAGCAGGTCGTCGTCCTGCTGGATCGACTCGGCGAGGGCCATGTCGCGCGTCCCCAGCAGCGTCGTCACGCGACGTGCGACGCGCACGGCGGCGTCCTGCATCTGCGTGAACGTCGCCTCCAGGCCCGTGGGCACGGCGACGACGGGGTAACGGGCCCGCGTCACCTGGGCGACGTGCCGTGCGAGGTCGCCCATGCGCTCGAGAGATGCGCTCATCCGCAGCGCGGACACGACGACCCGCAGGTCCGTCGCGACGGGCTGCTGCTGCGCGAGCAGACGCACGCACCGGTCGTCCAGGTCGCGCTCGAGCGCGTCGATCGCGAGGTCGTCGGCGATGACGGACTCGGCGAGCTGGAGGTCCGCGGTGAGGAGCGCGATCCCGGCGCTGCTGATGGCTTGCTCGACCCGGCCGCTCATCGCCACCAGGTCCTGGCCGAGCTGGGCCAGCTCGGCCTCGAAGATGTCCCGCATGTGCTCCCTCTCATCCGCGTTGCGGTCCACACGGTCGCACGCGACGGTGAACGAGCGGCTCCCGGCAGGTGAACACGTGGCGGCGGTTCGGCGTCCGGGGCCTCAGACGTCCCGGGGCCGGCCCGCGCCCGGCCTACTGTGGACGTCGTGGACTGGATGCTGGACGCCGCGCCGCTGGTGGCCGGCATGATCGGGATGCTCGTGGGCGCCGTCGCCGTGGCAGCGTTCCGGTGGAGCGAGCGCGAGCAGCGCACGGTGCCGCCGCAACCGGAGCCCGAGCTCGACGACGGGCTCGTGCGGACGCTCGCCGTGCTGCGCTCGGCCGCGGTCGTGCTCGACGCCGACGACGTCGTGGTGCGAGCGAGTCCCCCTGCGCACGCGCTCGGCCTGGTCCGCGACGGCCGCGTGGTGCACGCGTCGATGCGGGACCTGGTCGCCGCCGTGCGGCGCGACGGCGTGATCCGGGACGAGGAGCTCGACGTGCCGCGGGGACCCGTGGGCCCGGCGCGCCTGCTGCTGCAGGTCCGCGTCGCGCAGGTCACGCCGAACCACCTGCTGCTGCTCGCGGAGGACCTCACGCAGGCGCGCCGGCTCGAGGCGATCCGCCGCGACTTCGTCGTGAACGTGTCGCACGAGCTGAAGACGCCCGTCGGGGCGCTGTCGCTGCTCGCCGAGACGGTGCAGGACGCGGCGGACGACCCGGAGGCCGTGCGCCGGTTCAGCGGACGCATGCGCGCCGAGGCGTCGCGCCTGTCGGCCCTGGTGCACGAGATCATCGAGCTGTCCCGGCTGCAGGTCGCCGGCGCCCTCGAGGACGTGGCGCCGGTGGCCGTCGACGAGGTGGTCGCCGAGGCCGTGGACCGTGCCCGCACCGCGGCCGACGCGAAGGCGGTCCGCATCGCCGCGGCCGGTGACCGCGGTCTCGTCGTCTTCGGCGACCGGAACCTGCTGGTCACCGCCGTGCGCAA contains these protein-coding regions:
- a CDS encoding RNA polymerase sigma factor → MREQPRAPDREQTFRDLYEAAYPDLRRFVQRRVHPDHVDDTLAEVFLVVWRRLDEVPAARDDARAWVFGVARRVLLNTYRGDRRRLALGVRLADATPVGHEPAPDDVVHRIDLATAWRRLTPAHQETLALAVLDGLDAPRAAAVLGISPVAFRLRLSRARRALRLHLDHLPERGTVPARAAERTPSR
- a CDS encoding glycosyltransferase; this translates as MTTDRAPRVAMLSVHTSPLDQPGTGDAGGMNVYVLELAHALAARGARVEVFTRATRSDVPETVVLDGVDAAGRALTADDARDVLLAHDVPPGVTPPVLVHHVPAGPFEALDKNDLPGVLCGMAAGVLRSEAARRPGWYDVVHSHYWLSGQVGAIAAQRWEVPLVHTAHTLAKVKNASLGPGDSAEPSVRVVGEEQVVADADALVASTPVEARELVELYGADPARVHVVEPGVDLERFRPGGPGARDEARRRLGLPTDRPVVLFAGRVQPLKAPDVLVQAVGVLRASGRPVPLLVVLGGPSGRPTAVRELRALAVTLGVDDDVVVRPPAPRDELVSWYRAADLVAMPSRSESFGLVAVEAQASGTPVLAADVGGLRTVVEDDVSGRLVPGHDPQVWAEVIADALADAPRRARWAAGARQVAERYAWTTAADQVLKVYAVAAEPR
- a CDS encoding phosphoglyceromutase; this encodes MTYTLVLLRHGESEWNAKNLFTGWVDVPLSEKGIEEAKRGGTLLTDAGVLPDVVHTSLLRRAITTANLALDAADRHWIPVKRSWRLNERHYGALQGKNKKETLDAYGEEQFMLWRRSYDVPPPEIELGSEYSQDADPRYAGEPIPRTEALAQVLDRALPYWDAEIVPDLKAGKVVLVAAHGNSIRSIVKYLDDVDEQTIAGINIPTGIPLLYELDEETLKPTNPGGTYLDPEAAKAAIAAVANQGR
- the phoU gene encoding phosphate signaling complex protein PhoU — translated: MRDIFEAELAQLGQDLVAMSGRVEQAISSAGIALLTADLQLAESVIADDLAIDALERDLDDRCVRLLAQQQPVATDLRVVVSALRMSASLERMGDLARHVAQVTRARYPVVAVPTGLEATFTQMQDAAVRVARRVTTLLGTRDMALAESIQQDDDLLDELHASTFGAMLAGPWDRSVQETVDVTLLGRYYERFGDHGVSVARRMVYLVTGDVHDALGPVPARSA
- a CDS encoding sensor histidine kinase, which encodes MLDAAPLVAGMIGMLVGAVAVAAFRWSEREQRTVPPQPEPELDDGLVRTLAVLRSAAVVLDADDVVVRASPPAHALGLVRDGRVVHASMRDLVAAVRRDGVIRDEELDVPRGPVGPARLLLQVRVAQVTPNHLLLLAEDLTQARRLEAIRRDFVVNVSHELKTPVGALSLLAETVQDAADDPEAVRRFSGRMRAEASRLSALVHEIIELSRLQVAGALEDVAPVAVDEVVAEAVDRARTAADAKAVRIAAAGDRGLVVFGDRNLLVTAVRNLLDNAVAYSPRGTRVNLGVRRRDDLVEIAVVDEGVGIAEADQERVFERFYRVDPARSRDTGGTGLGLSIVKHVAADHGGDVSVWSQPGRGSTFTLRLPVAEPRATDASPAPGSHAPDAAATHTSPTDTAAPSASLPAAPNPSRSTT